Within Candidatus Bipolaricaulota bacterium, the genomic segment CAAATGTACTGTTGAAATCCCTCTTGGCATGGAGGAGTTAGAGGAAATGGGGGAGATGCCTCTCCCGCCTTACATAAAGGGAAAAGTTGATAAAGAAACGGCTGAGATGTACCAGAGCGTCTTTGCGAAAGAGAAAGGCTCTGTCGCTGCGCCTACTGCGGGGCTGCATTTCACAGAGGAGATGCTTGCCGGGATGAAAAGGAAAGGTATTGAGGTAGTTTATATTACTCTCCATGTGGGAATAGGGACATTTATGCCGATTCGCTCGAGGGTAGTGGAAGAGCATAAAATGGAGGCAGAGTTTTATGAGGTCAGCGAAGAGGCAGCCGGAAAAATTAACGAGGCGAGCGGAAAGGCAAACATAATTGCCGTTGGGACAACGACCATAAAAACACTCGAAAGTTCGTCTTCGGGCGGAGTGGTGAAAGCGGGGAGTGGATGGAGCGATTTGTTCATATATCCCGGCTACAAATTCAAATCTCCGATAACTGCAATTCTGACCAACTTCCATCTCCCGAAGTCAACTCCGCTTCTGCTTGTGAGTGCATATGCAGGGAAAGATGCAATCATGAAAGCTTATGACGAAGCGTTGAGAAATAACTATCGCTTTTTGAGCTTCGGGGATGCAATGCTGATAATGGATAAAAATGTTTGAGATAATTGCCGAGCATGGGAATGCAAGAGTCGGCCTGCTGAAAACGCCACACGGTAATTTTGAAACCCCTATTTTTCTTCCAGTTGCAACAAAAGCTGTGATAAAGACGCTCACGCCCGAAGAAGCATGGAATGCAGGCTGCAGGGGCATAATTGTAAACGCCCTTCATCTCTACAGAAGGGGACTTGACAAGATAGAGAGGGCTGGCGGAATACACAAATTCATGGGATGGAAAGGTTTCGTTGTGAGTGACAGCGGCGGATTCCAGCCCATAAAGAAATTTCCTTCAGAGGTTGGCA encodes:
- a CDS encoding S-adenosylmethionine:tRNA ribosyltransferase-isomerase; its protein translation is KCTVEIPLGMEELEEMGEMPLPPYIKGKVDKETAEMYQSVFAKEKGSVAAPTAGLHFTEEMLAGMKRKGIEVVYITLHVGIGTFMPIRSRVVEEHKMEAEFYEVSEEAAGKINEASGKANIIAVGTTTIKTLESSSSGGVVKAGSGWSDLFIYPGYKFKSPITAILTNFHLPKSTPLLLVSAYAGKDAIMKAYDEALRNNYRFLSFGDAMLIMDKNV